Proteins from a single region of Pyrus communis chromosome 6, drPyrComm1.1, whole genome shotgun sequence:
- the LOC137736063 gene encoding uncharacterized protein, which yields RMLAYGASADQVDEITRMGKSTILESLIRFCGAIESIYTAEYLRKPTNMDLERLLKKAEMRGFSGMIGSIDCMHWTWKNCPSAWQGAYGDRKGAKTQNDINVLAQSPVFNDVLQGKAPKVTYEVNGRMYDGPYYLADDIYPRWSTFVKTVPRPRSAKEKHFASCQEGCRKDVERCFGILQARWAIVRGAARLFDVESLRSIMMTCIILHNMIVEDEYDYEAVDEYEPNTMNNSNMHNVRQLDLIEHQWALKQAEDN from the exons cggatgcttgcatatggagcatctgcagaccaagtggatgagataacgaggatggggaaatcaaccattcttgagtccctgataaggttttgcggagcaattgaatctatctacaccgctgagtacctccgcaaacctacaaacatggacttggaacggctgttgaagaaggcggagatgcgtggcttttctgggatgattggaagcattgattgtatgcactggacgtggaaaaactgtccaagcgcatggcaaggcgcttacggggacagaaaaggagcaaaaa ctcaaaatgacatcaacgtccttgcccaatccccagtgttcaacgatgtcctgcaaggaaaggcaccaaaagtgacgtatgaggtcaacggacgtatgtatgacgggccatactacctagctgacgacatttacccgcgatggtcaacatttgtcaaaacagtgccacgtccgcggagtgcaaaggaaaaacactttgcaagctgtcaagaggggtgcaggaaggatgtggagcgttgtttcggtatcctccaagctcgctgggcgatcgtcaggggtgctgccagattgtttgatgtagagtcgcttcgatccatcatgatgacgtgcatcattcttcacaacatgattgtggaagatgagtacgattatgaagccgttgatgaatatgagccaaacacgatgaacaattcaa acatgcacaatgtcCGACAacttgacttgatagagcaccagtgggcattgaaacaagctgaagataattaa
- the LOC137736065 gene encoding protein SMALL AUXIN UP-REGULATED RNA 51-like → MATAMKKVEKIRQIVRLKQLVMRWKFMSLRRSVVSYDNSNALPPLGLNRRIPSGFLAVYVGPGRIRFVIPARFVNLPVFVGLLKKAEEELGFQSNGGLVLPCEVVFFKEMLWFLEKDESRFGRLGLDELLKMVSEVGFVDSCKDSARNAGAKNSGCHAFTPLLQR, encoded by the coding sequence ATGGCAACCGCCATGAAGAAGGTCGAGAAGATCCGCCAAATAGTGCGCCTCAAGCAGCTCGTGATGCGTTGGAAGTTCATGAGCCTCCGCCGCTCTGTCGTCTCCTACGACAACTCCAACGCCCTCCCTCCTCTCGGCTTAAACCGGCGCATTCCCTCCGGTTTCTTGGCGGTCTACGTTGGGCCGGGGAGAATCCGGTTTGTGATCCCTGCCCGATTCGTGAACCTCCCAGTCTTCGTCGGATTGCTGAAGAAGGCCGAGGAGGAGTTGGGATTCCAGAGCAATGGAGGGTTGGTCTTGCCTTGCGAGGTTGTGTTTTTCAAGGAGATGTTGTGGTTTTTGGAGAAAGATGAGAGCAGGTTTGGACGGTTGGGATTGGACGAGTTATTGAAGATGGTATCTGAAGTGGGTTTTGTTGATTCGTGCAAGGACTCGGCGAGGAATGCTGGTGCGAAGAATTCGGGTTGCCATGCCTTCACTCCTCTCCTGCAGAGATAG
- the LOC137736062 gene encoding protein ALP1-like: MSSSSSSRMMWEYNQEEEELFNESEAIFNQQRVRNEREEDEERQMRNDERCFRMERHLFNKIMIAVCNHDSYFVQKKDAFGAMGLLPEQKITAALRMLAYGASADQVDEITRMGQSTILESLMRFCGAIESIYTAEYLRKPTHMDLERLLKKAEMRGFPGMIGSIDCMHWTWKNCPSAWQGAYGDRKGAKSIILEAVASFDTWIWHAFFGVPGAQNDINVLAQSPVFNDVLQGKAPKVTYEVNGRMYDGPYYLADGIYPRWSTFVKTVPRPRSAKEKHFASCQEGCRKDVERCFGILQARWAIVRGAARLFDVESLRSIMMTCIILHNMIVEDEYDYEAVDEYEPDPMNNSRTRIYCAHDDNAKPIEESFEQRSEDDDDDFVDPSSASKKKENGKASS, translated from the exons atgtcgtcttcttcttcctcaaggatgatgtgggaatacaatcaggaagaggaagaattgtttaacgaatctgAAGCAATCTTTAATCAGCAGagggtaagaaatgagagggaagaggatgaggagcgtcaaatgagaaatgacgaa cgttgttttagaatggaacgacatttgttcaacaaaatcatgattgctgtttgcaaccatgattcttattttgtgcaaaaaaaagatgcttttggtgctatgggtctactgcctgagcaaaaaattactgctgccttgcggatgcttgcatatggagcatctgcagaccaagtggatgagataacgaggatggggcaatcaaccattcttgagtccctgatgaggttttgcggagcaatcgaatctatctacaccgctgagtacctccgcaaacctacacacatggacttggagcggctgttgaagaaggcggagatgcgtggctttccggggatgattggaagcattgattgtatgcactggacgtggaaaaactgtccaagtgcatggcaaggcgcttacggggatagaaaaggagcaaaaagtatcattctggaggcggtggcatcttttgatacatggatttggcacgcctttttcggggtcccgggagctcaaaatgacatcaacgtccttgcccaatccccagtgttcaacgatgtcctgcaaggaaaggcaccaaaagttacgtatgaggtcaacggacgtatgtacgacgggccatactacctagctgacggcatctACCCGCGCTGGTCAacctttgtcaaaacagtgccacgtccacggagtgcaaaggaaaaacactttgcaagctgtcaagaggggtgcaggaaggatgtggagcgttgtttcggtatcctccaagctcgctgggcgatcgtcaggggtgctgccagattgtttgatgtagagtcgcttcgatccatcatgatgacgtgcatcattcttcataacatgattgtggaagatgagtacgattatgaagccgttgatgaatatgagccagacccgatgaacaattcaagaacacgtatatattgtgctcatg ATGACAATGCAAAACCAATTGAGGAGTCATTTGAACAACGTTCagaagatgatgatgacgacTTTGTCGATCCTTCATCTGCatcaaaaaaaaaggaaaatggaaaAGCAAGTAGTTAA